In the Chlorobium limicola DSM 245 genome, one interval contains:
- the cobD gene encoding threonine-phosphate decarboxylase CobD — protein MNSLYYHEHGGETERRFGAKPAGLLDFSVNISPLFPLQEPLAIDSTDLQTYPSIDGKGVCGFYARKFGLDAASVIALNGAVEGIYLLPRALGIRRMLLLAPSFYEYERAARIAGAEIGFVELVAGDGFALPAIGELAARLQHYDAFFVANPNNPTGTLFPPEVTMALASRFPDKWFFVDEAFIQFQPDFPEVSLMRRIPAFRNIVVVHSLTKFYALPGLRLGALIAHPDTTRRLYDFKEPWTVNAVAERVAGELAGCFAYEAALRSMIDCERGRLAEALTEIEGVRIAGGAANFFLAQWRRSSSLDELIAHFLSQGIKVRDCRNFRGLEADYFRFAVRTPQENDRFLEALRAVPALQWA, from the coding sequence ATGAACAGTCTTTATTATCATGAACACGGCGGAGAAACTGAACGTCGTTTCGGTGCTAAACCCGCCGGTTTGCTCGATTTCAGCGTCAACATCAGCCCGCTTTTTCCGCTTCAGGAGCCTTTGGCGATCGACAGTACCGATCTGCAGACTTACCCTTCAATAGACGGAAAGGGAGTGTGCGGATTCTACGCCAGAAAGTTCGGGCTGGATGCAGCGTCTGTGATCGCCCTTAACGGGGCTGTAGAGGGAATCTACCTCCTGCCGAGGGCGTTGGGCATACGCCGGATGCTGCTGCTTGCGCCATCGTTTTACGAATACGAACGGGCCGCCCGTATTGCCGGCGCCGAAATCGGATTTGTCGAACTTGTCGCCGGGGACGGGTTCGCTCTCCCTGCAATCGGCGAACTGGCGGCCAGACTGCAGCACTACGATGCGTTTTTTGTCGCGAATCCCAACAACCCGACCGGTACTCTGTTTCCTCCCGAAGTGACCATGGCGCTTGCAAGCCGGTTTCCCGACAAGTGGTTTTTCGTTGACGAAGCCTTTATACAGTTTCAGCCGGATTTTCCGGAAGTGTCGCTGATGCGCCGTATTCCGGCTTTCCGCAATATCGTTGTCGTGCATTCGCTGACGAAATTCTATGCGCTTCCGGGACTGCGACTCGGTGCGCTCATAGCTCATCCGGATACGACCAGAAGACTCTACGATTTCAAGGAGCCCTGGACGGTCAATGCCGTTGCCGAAAGGGTTGCGGGCGAACTGGCCGGGTGCTTCGCTTATGAAGCGGCTCTCCGTTCGATGATCGATTGCGAAAGAGGACGGCTCGCTGAGGCTCTGACGGAAATCGAAGGGGTGCGCATTGCCGGGGGAGCGGCGAACTTTTTTCTCGCCCAATGGCGCCGTTCGAGTTCGCTGGATGAATTGATTGCACATTTTCTGTCGCAGGGCATAAAGGTGCGGGACTGCAGGAATTTCAGGGGTCTCGAGGCCGACTATTTCCGTTTTGCCGTCCGCACGCCGCAGGAGAACGACCGTTTTCTCGAAGCGCTTCGTGCCGTTCCGGCGCTGCAATGGGCGTGA
- the cobO gene encoding cob(I)yrinic acid a,c-diamide adenosyltransferase yields MQQRRILLFTGNGKGKSTAAFGMLARALGHGMRAAVIQFVKSDDAVGEQLFFSALEGVNWTQFGKGFLPRDRNSPAMEAHRAAAREGLEAALAALASLECDFVLLDEVCFALGQGLIPLEPLLAALRSAEDGKIVVMTGRNAPEALIAAADTVTEMTIVKHGYEQGIAAQKGVEN; encoded by the coding sequence ATGCAGCAACGAAGGATTCTTCTCTTCACCGGTAACGGAAAGGGTAAAAGCACGGCGGCCTTTGGCATGCTGGCAAGGGCTCTTGGTCACGGCATGCGTGCCGCGGTGATCCAGTTCGTGAAGTCGGACGATGCGGTAGGGGAACAGCTTTTTTTCAGCGCTCTTGAAGGCGTGAACTGGACGCAGTTCGGAAAAGGGTTTCTGCCGAGAGATCGGAACAGTCCTGCAATGGAAGCGCACCGTGCGGCTGCCCGCGAAGGGCTTGAGGCCGCTTTGGCGGCGCTTGCTTCACTTGAGTGCGATTTCGTGCTGCTCGACGAGGTCTGCTTTGCTCTCGGCCAGGGGCTGATTCCTCTCGAGCCTCTGCTTGCCGCACTCCGGAGCGCGGAGGACGGCAAGATCGTGGTGATGACCGGCAGAAACGCTCCGGAAGCGCTCATTGCCGCCGCCGACACGGTCACTGAGATGACCATTGTCAAGCACGGCTACGAGCAGGGTATCGCGGCACAGAAGGGCGTGGAGAACTGA
- the cbiB gene encoding adenosylcobinamide-phosphate synthase CbiB, with protein sequence MNDMVKPEYLLLSAFLCDLLFGDPRWMPHPVKGIGWFAHGAEKALRASGLPLRIAGVLCVLVVVGGTAGSAWLVITAASLLHPFLGAAAGMYLLYTSIAVKDLGDHAGAVRTALDSGDIGLARQKVSWMVGRDTDGLSEDDIALAATESVAENTVDGVTAPLFYALLFGPVGAIAYKAVNTLDSSFGYLNDRYREFGWASAKLDDVANWLPSRITVLAIALASAVKRFGFFNIFKAVRCGARLHASPNAGYPESAFAGALGVTFGGERSYGGVVHEAPLLGVVRKACSADSVRRSIELMRLTAVVFLAAGLMLRVLAERLW encoded by the coding sequence ATGAACGATATGGTAAAACCGGAATATCTGCTTCTTTCAGCGTTCCTTTGCGATCTGCTTTTCGGGGATCCCCGCTGGATGCCGCATCCGGTCAAGGGAATCGGGTGGTTCGCGCATGGCGCCGAGAAGGCGCTGAGGGCTTCAGGCCTGCCGCTGAGGATCGCAGGGGTGCTCTGCGTGCTGGTCGTTGTGGGCGGTACGGCCGGTTCCGCGTGGCTCGTCATAACGGCTGCCAGCCTGCTGCACCCCTTTTTAGGCGCTGCTGCGGGTATGTATCTGCTCTACACCTCCATTGCCGTAAAAGATCTCGGCGATCATGCCGGCGCGGTTCGTACGGCCCTCGATTCGGGGGATATCGGACTTGCCCGTCAGAAGGTTTCCTGGATGGTCGGGCGGGATACGGACGGGCTCTCGGAGGATGATATCGCGCTTGCCGCCACGGAGAGCGTTGCGGAGAATACCGTTGACGGGGTGACGGCTCCTCTTTTTTACGCGCTGCTTTTCGGGCCGGTCGGCGCGATTGCATACAAGGCGGTCAATACGCTCGATTCATCGTTCGGATATCTGAACGACCGCTACCGGGAATTCGGCTGGGCGTCGGCAAAACTCGACGATGTTGCCAACTGGCTTCCTTCGAGAATTACCGTGCTCGCTATAGCATTGGCATCCGCAGTGAAGAGATTCGGGTTTTTTAATATCTTTAAGGCCGTCAGATGCGGAGCCCGGCTGCATGCAAGCCCGAATGCAGGGTATCCTGAATCGGCCTTTGCGGGCGCGCTCGGCGTAACCTTCGGCGGCGAGCGGAGCTATGGGGGCGTTGTGCACGAGGCGCCGCTGCTTGGAGTTGTCCGCAAAGCCTGTTCGGCGGATTCGGTGCGCAGGAGTATCGAGCTGATGCGGTTGACGGCAGTTGTTTTTCTTGCGGCAGGCCTCATGTTGAGGGTGCTTGCAGAGCGATTATGGTAA